A portion of the Bacteroides faecium genome contains these proteins:
- a CDS encoding ATP-binding protein produces MDIIDRLKAPRRNLPIGIQSFERLRRDGYLYVDKTAFVYELASTGNPYFLSRPRRFGKSLLLSTLEAYFCGKKELFKGLAIEQFETEWNEHAVLHLDLNAEDYSDIEGLKNGLELQLRSWEKIYGTNEEGLSYSGRFMQVIKEAYRQTGRGVVVLIDEYDKPLLRAMHNPELQDKFREMLTAFYTVLKSADPWLRFVFITGVTKFAQMGIFSTLNQLIDISFDPQYNALCGMTRPEIEANFVPELERLAERNSLTREDCMVYLTRMYDGYHFNYFRKEGMYNPFSILNVLRSGMFENYWFASGTPTFLAEMLKKTHYDLRELDGLEVTAASLTDDRADVDNPVPMIYQSGYLTIKGYDTELRLYKLGYPNDEVKYGFLNFITPFYTSLDESRAPFYIGQFVKELRAGDVESFLTRLRAFFADFPYELNDKTERHYQVVFYLVFKLLGQFVDAEVQSALGRADAVVKTADAVYVFEFKLNGTAEEALAQIDNRGYLIPYTANGCRMVKIGAEFSKEERNLSRWLVEEEE; encoded by the coding sequence ATGGATATTATTGACCGTTTGAAAGCTCCCCGGCGCAATCTTCCTATTGGAATACAGAGTTTTGAAAGACTCCGTCGCGACGGTTATTTATATGTCGACAAAACGGCATTTGTCTACGAACTTGCCTCAACGGGCAATCCGTATTTCCTTAGCCGCCCGCGTCGTTTCGGCAAAAGTCTGCTGCTTTCTACATTGGAAGCATATTTCTGTGGAAAAAAGGAACTTTTTAAAGGACTTGCCATTGAGCAGTTTGAAACAGAATGGAATGAGCACGCTGTACTACATCTCGACCTCAATGCTGAGGATTATTCTGATATTGAAGGGTTGAAGAATGGGCTCGAATTGCAACTTCGTAGTTGGGAAAAAATCTATGGAACCAATGAGGAAGGTTTGAGTTATTCCGGTCGTTTCATGCAAGTCATTAAAGAAGCTTATCGACAAACAGGTCGCGGTGTGGTTGTTCTTATTGATGAATATGATAAACCGTTGCTTCGTGCTATGCATAACCCGGAGTTACAAGATAAGTTTCGCGAAATGCTCACGGCTTTCTATACTGTATTGAAATCAGCTGACCCATGGTTGCGTTTCGTCTTTATCACCGGAGTTACCAAATTTGCTCAAATGGGTATATTCAGTACCCTCAACCAACTGATAGATATTAGTTTCGACCCACAATACAATGCTCTCTGTGGCATGACCCGTCCAGAAATTGAAGCCAATTTCGTCCCGGAACTGGAACGGTTGGCAGAAAGGAACAGTTTGACAAGAGAAGACTGCATGGTGTATCTCACCCGTATGTATGACGGATACCATTTCAACTATTTCCGTAAGGAAGGCATGTATAATCCGTTCAGTATTCTGAACGTGCTTAGGAGCGGAATGTTTGAGAACTACTGGTTTGCCAGCGGTACCCCCACCTTTCTGGCTGAAATGTTAAAGAAAACGCATTATGATTTGCGTGAATTGGACGGATTGGAAGTGACTGCCGCCTCTCTTACCGACGACCGTGCTGATGTGGACAACCCCGTGCCAATGATTTATCAAAGCGGCTATCTGACTATCAAAGGATATGATACAGAATTACGTCTCTACAAATTGGGGTATCCTAATGATGAAGTGAAATATGGATTCCTTAATTTTATCACTCCGTTTTATACTTCGTTGGACGAATCGAGAGCTCCCTTCTATATCGGGCAATTTGTAAAAGAACTTAGGGCAGGAGATGTCGAGTCTTTCCTCACCCGTCTTCGTGCTTTCTTTGCCGATTTCCCCTACGAGTTGAATGACAAAACGGAACGCCACTACCAAGTGGTATTCTATCTTGTTTTCAAATTATTGGGGCAGTTTGTTGATGCCGAAGTACAAAGTGCTCTGGGACGTGCCGACGCTGTGGTGAAAACGGCTGATGCTGTTTACGTCTTCGAATTCAAACTGAATGGTACTGCAGAAGAAGCATTGGCACAGATTGATAATCGCGGCTATCTTATACCCTATACCGCTAATGGTTGCCGTATGGTGAAAATAGGTGCGGAGTTCAGCAAGGAAGAACGTAATTTGAGCCGTTGGCTAGTGGAAGAAGAGGAATAA
- a CDS encoding outer membrane beta-barrel protein — MKKLLLLVMVALAAFGVNAQTKKGEGSLLGSVGYQTNYERFGLQAQGRYVIANNLRIAPDLTFFFPKDKVTGLDVNINFHYVFNFSKDGQGFSVYPLVGIGMQNNFYGKQTVEVADQTAKVDRDNTTKFAFNLGGGISLPLSEHSFLNAEARFMFAHDDNVIIMLGYGYKF; from the coding sequence ATGAAAAAATTATTATTATTAGTTATGGTTGCTCTTGCAGCCTTCGGAGTGAATGCACAGACGAAAAAAGGAGAGGGCTCATTGCTAGGAAGTGTTGGTTACCAGACCAATTATGAAAGATTTGGCTTGCAGGCGCAAGGACGTTATGTGATTGCCAATAACCTTCGGATAGCTCCCGACCTTACATTTTTCTTTCCAAAAGATAAAGTGACGGGACTGGATGTAAACATCAACTTCCATTATGTATTCAACTTTAGCAAAGACGGACAGGGATTTTCTGTCTATCCTCTTGTGGGAATCGGTATGCAGAATAATTTCTATGGGAAACAGACTGTCGAAGTTGCCGATCAGACTGCGAAGGTGGATAGGGATAATACCACCAAATTTGCCTTTAATCTCGGCGGTGGTATATCATTGCCATTGTCAGAGCATAGTTTCTTAAATGCGGAAGCACGATTCATGTTTGCCCATGATGACAATGTCATTATTATGTTAGGTTACGGTTATAAATTCTGA
- a CDS encoding STM4015 family protein, whose amino-acid sequence MKRVFVFQDFKSQKFWSIDVVGTDVTVNYGKLGTDGQTQVKNYSTAEEAEKAANKLIAEKTKKGYVETAEETAREMKVEAKKYTLSYDEYENDVQLLDKILKDKHLPEYKQITIGCWDYEGEDCSALLKGMLENKDKFANIEGLFWGDIDQEEQEISWIEQADLSPLLDAMPKLKDLKIKGTNSLRLGQTSRPELRSLEIISGGLPTEVVEDILASDFPNLEKLVLYVGVEDYGFEADIEIFRPLFSKTRFPKLTYLGIVNSEEQDEIVKMFLESDILPQLETMDISAGVLKDEGAQLLLDNMDKIAHLKFINMRYNYLSKGMKKKLQELPMKIDIAESEEADEDDGEMWYYPMITE is encoded by the coding sequence ATGAAAAGAGTATTCGTATTTCAAGACTTTAAGTCACAGAAATTCTGGAGTATAGATGTAGTCGGAACAGACGTTACCGTTAATTATGGCAAGCTGGGAACAGACGGTCAGACACAAGTAAAAAACTATTCGACTGCTGAAGAAGCCGAAAAAGCTGCCAATAAACTTATTGCGGAGAAAACAAAGAAAGGCTATGTAGAAACAGCAGAGGAAACGGCACGCGAGATGAAAGTGGAAGCCAAGAAATACACTTTAAGTTATGATGAATACGAAAACGACGTTCAGCTATTGGATAAGATTCTGAAAGACAAACATCTGCCCGAATATAAACAAATCACTATCGGTTGCTGGGACTATGAAGGTGAAGATTGCTCCGCCTTACTAAAAGGGATGCTCGAAAATAAAGATAAGTTTGCAAACATTGAAGGCTTATTTTGGGGAGATATCGACCAGGAAGAACAGGAAATCTCATGGATTGAACAGGCAGACCTCAGCCCGTTGCTCGATGCTATGCCCAAATTGAAAGACTTGAAAATAAAAGGTACGAATAGCCTGCGCCTGGGACAAACCTCACGTCCGGAATTGCGCTCACTGGAGATTATCAGTGGCGGTCTTCCTACGGAAGTCGTAGAGGATATTCTGGCGTCTGATTTCCCGAATCTGGAAAAACTGGTTCTGTATGTCGGTGTGGAAGACTACGGATTTGAAGCTGATATTGAGATATTCCGTCCGCTTTTCTCAAAGACGCGTTTCCCGAAATTGACTTATCTTGGCATCGTGAACTCGGAAGAACAGGATGAGATTGTAAAAATGTTCCTGGAGTCGGATATCCTTCCTCAATTGGAGACAATGGATATTTCGGCAGGTGTCCTCAAAGATGAAGGTGCCCAACTTTTGCTGGACAATATGGACAAGATTGCCCATTTGAAGTTTATCAATATGCGCTACAATTATTTGAGCAAGGGCATGAAGAAGAAGTTGCAGGAACTTCCGATGAAGATTGATATTGCAGAATCGGAAGAAGCTGATGAGGACGACGGTGAAATGTGGTATTACCCGATGATTACGGAGTAG
- a CDS encoding OmpA family protein yields MKKSIILLAFVLGAFTANAQSVVEGTKFTDNWSVEVNAGAITPLTHNAFFKSMRPGFGVGFSKQLTPIFGLGFQGMGYINTTPSKTAFDASDVSLLGKVNLMNLFASYQGQPRLFEVEAVAGMGWLHYYVNGDGDDNSWSTRFGLNFNFNLGETKAWTLGIKPAIVYDMQGDFPEAKSRFNANNAAFELTAGLTYHFKTSTGNHYFTKVKVYNQGEIDDLNASINALRGQVSNRDNELNNANQRINGLQKDLEECRTKVVPVETVVKTARVPESIITFRQGRSSVDASQLPNVERVASYMKKYPDSKVIIKGYASPEGSVEVNARIAAARAEAVKTILVNKYKINASRITAEGQGVGDMFTEPDWNRVSICTIED; encoded by the coding sequence ATGAAAAAATCTATTATTTTATTAGCTTTTGTATTGGGTGCATTTACAGCAAACGCCCAATCAGTAGTAGAAGGTACAAAGTTTACAGACAACTGGTCTGTTGAAGTAAATGCGGGAGCAATTACCCCTCTTACTCATAACGCTTTCTTTAAGAGTATGCGTCCCGGTTTCGGAGTAGGGTTCTCAAAACAATTGACTCCTATCTTCGGTTTGGGATTCCAGGGAATGGGATATATCAACACCACTCCGAGTAAAACGGCTTTCGATGCTTCGGATGTCAGTTTATTGGGTAAGGTTAATTTGATGAACCTGTTCGCAAGTTATCAAGGTCAGCCTCGTTTGTTTGAGGTGGAAGCAGTAGCCGGAATGGGTTGGTTGCATTATTATGTAAATGGTGACGGAGATGACAACTCATGGTCTACCCGTTTCGGATTGAACTTCAATTTCAATCTCGGTGAAACGAAAGCATGGACATTAGGAATCAAACCTGCTATCGTATATGATATGCAAGGTGATTTTCCCGAAGCAAAGAGCCGTTTCAATGCGAACAACGCAGCGTTTGAACTGACTGCCGGATTGACTTATCACTTCAAGACAAGCACCGGAAACCATTATTTCACCAAAGTAAAAGTCTACAACCAGGGCGAAATTGACGATTTGAACGCTTCTATCAATGCACTTCGCGGACAAGTAAGCAACCGTGACAACGAATTGAACAATGCCAACCAAAGAATCAACGGATTGCAGAAAGACTTGGAAGAATGTCGTACAAAGGTCGTTCCTGTTGAAACAGTAGTCAAGACTGCCCGCGTTCCGGAATCTATCATTACTTTCAGACAAGGTCGTTCATCAGTAGATGCGTCACAGTTGCCGAATGTGGAACGTGTAGCTTCTTACATGAAGAAATATCCTGATTCAAAAGTGATTATCAAAGGATACGCTTCTCCGGAAGGAAGTGTGGAAGTCAACGCAAGAATAGCTGCCGCACGTGCAGAAGCTGTCAAGACTATCCTGGTCAATAAATACAAGATTAACGCTTCCCGTATCACTGCCGAAGGTCAGGGTGTAGGTGACATGTTTACCGAACCGGATTGGAACCGCGTAAGTATATGTACTATTGAAGATTAA
- a CDS encoding STM4014 family protein — translation MQIIVVSNSPSKRIEYFVEAGRSLQTGVRFMTYEELFNCLPSLRQAVVKLEPWVSCETDFLKYALLSEEYKTVLQRLDETALPDDVHFLNPPHALLQALDKKEGKRILLANDLSVTPMLAALHAFDGLVQALSDCGRGCFLKPRYGSGAGGIMAIRYQPRQKKWVVYTTLQKVDGIIHNTKRIHRLTKEKDILPLAEAVMHTGAILEEWIPKEQLQGENYDLRVVCGKTEIDYVVVRCSKGSITNLHLNNNARLWSELSLSEDVRQRIYLLCRKAVCTLGLRYAGVDVLIERGTDTPYIIEVNGQGDHIYQDMYAHNSIYTRQIRTIKKKYDHADR, via the coding sequence ATGCAGATAATCGTTGTCAGCAACTCTCCGTCCAAACGCATCGAATACTTTGTCGAAGCCGGCAGGAGCTTGCAGACGGGAGTCCGCTTTATGACTTACGAAGAATTGTTCAACTGCCTGCCGTCATTGCGGCAGGCAGTTGTCAAACTGGAACCGTGGGTAAGCTGCGAAACGGATTTTCTGAAATATGCTCTGTTGAGTGAAGAATATAAAACGGTATTACAGCGGTTGGACGAGACGGCACTGCCTGACGATGTGCATTTCTTGAATCCGCCTCATGCATTATTGCAGGCTCTTGATAAAAAGGAAGGCAAACGGATTTTATTAGCTAATGACTTGAGTGTGACTCCGATGTTGGCTGCTCTACATGCTTTCGATGGACTGGTGCAAGCTCTTTCCGATTGCGGCAGGGGGTGTTTTCTGAAACCCCGTTATGGTTCGGGAGCAGGCGGCATTATGGCAATCCGCTATCAGCCGCGTCAGAAGAAATGGGTGGTTTATACTACCTTGCAAAAGGTGGACGGAATCATTCATAATACAAAACGTATTCATCGTCTGACTAAGGAAAAAGATATTCTCCCATTGGCGGAAGCGGTCATGCATACCGGAGCTATTTTGGAAGAATGGATACCTAAGGAGCAGTTGCAAGGAGAAAATTATGACCTTCGGGTAGTATGCGGAAAGACAGAGATTGATTATGTGGTAGTCAGATGTAGCAAGGGAAGCATTACCAATCTGCACTTGAATAACAACGCACGCCTGTGGAGCGAACTTTCCTTGTCAGAAGATGTCCGCCAACGGATTTATCTCTTATGCAGGAAAGCCGTCTGCACACTGGGTTTGCGATATGCCGGAGTAGATGTACTGATAGAAAGAGGAACGGATACTCCTTATATTATTGAAGTCAACGGACAAGGCGACCACATTTACCAGGATATGTACGCTCACAATTCTATTTATACCCGACAGATAAGAACAATAAAAAAGAAATATGACCATGCAGATAGATGA